The Pseudarthrobacter sp. NS4 genome includes a window with the following:
- a CDS encoding DUF4012 domain-containing protein: MRKHRWSVKARLFVFAGILLAAGGAGSIWLTYNGMLLRSELLTASSLIPSFRTQVLQKDFVSAEATLNDIREHVKVAESAATDPLWKVATGLPWLGPNLSAATEIALSADDVVVGAAAPLLRVADSLDWDALTPRNGKIDVRPLAGAAPDVASAAHTVQLTHARLSSIDDGQLHAEVAGPLRQMTDIMADLGRGLKDAANASALLPPMLGTTTDPRNYLVLMQNSAEVRATGGLPGALAVIRVEDGALELTAQVSGAALGRFVPPVEVDASQSDIYSSRLGAYISDVNLTPDFPTAALTAKSMWEDRYGTVIDGVIALDPVVLAYFLAASGPVSVPQVVALPGQEGLPSTLTADNVVPTLLSDVYRLVDKNEHQDAYFASVSRAVFDGISSGSISSHALVDAVVKSTAENRLRVWSARKNEQEILQETTLGGSISGPAAGSASFGVYFNDGTGAKMDYYVRRTVQLEQACPVDGYSQYRVKITLTNTAPSDAATVLPTAVTGGGGFGTAPGSVQTNVMAYGPTLSHVDSVSQDGTRVSFGSHIHSGRPLGMVAVKLGPGDSTTVEMVFVKVVQEGAPSLSVTPTVEPVKDVTLPTKIAQCAA; the protein is encoded by the coding sequence TTGCGCAAGCATCGTTGGAGCGTTAAGGCTCGACTCTTCGTCTTTGCAGGAATTTTGCTTGCCGCGGGAGGAGCGGGAAGCATTTGGCTTACCTACAACGGGATGTTACTTCGATCGGAGTTGCTGACTGCCAGTTCGCTTATCCCGTCGTTCAGAACCCAGGTACTTCAGAAAGATTTCGTTTCAGCAGAGGCCACGCTCAACGACATCCGGGAACATGTAAAAGTTGCCGAGTCAGCAGCCACGGACCCCTTGTGGAAAGTTGCCACTGGTCTGCCATGGCTTGGACCGAACCTGTCCGCTGCTACCGAGATTGCGCTCTCAGCAGATGATGTGGTCGTAGGTGCTGCGGCCCCGCTCCTACGGGTGGCAGACTCACTCGACTGGGACGCGCTAACGCCGCGCAATGGAAAAATTGATGTTAGACCGCTAGCAGGAGCAGCACCGGATGTTGCCTCCGCCGCCCATACCGTACAACTCACCCATGCAAGACTATCCAGCATCGACGATGGCCAATTGCATGCCGAGGTGGCAGGTCCCCTTCGTCAGATGACTGACATTATGGCAGATCTGGGGCGGGGTCTGAAGGACGCGGCTAACGCCTCTGCACTACTCCCCCCGATGTTAGGAACTACAACAGACCCGCGAAATTACCTCGTGCTCATGCAGAATAGCGCCGAAGTCCGGGCAACCGGGGGACTCCCCGGCGCTCTCGCCGTGATTCGGGTTGAAGACGGAGCGCTGGAACTCACTGCCCAAGTTAGCGGTGCAGCCTTGGGTCGCTTTGTGCCGCCCGTAGAAGTCGATGCTAGTCAATCTGACATTTACAGCAGCAGACTTGGGGCCTACATAAGTGACGTTAACTTAACCCCCGACTTTCCTACGGCGGCGCTAACCGCGAAGTCGATGTGGGAGGATCGTTATGGAACGGTAATTGACGGTGTCATAGCTCTAGATCCAGTCGTCCTGGCTTACTTTCTGGCAGCGTCTGGTCCCGTCTCGGTTCCTCAAGTGGTGGCGCTCCCGGGCCAGGAAGGGTTACCCTCAACTCTTACTGCCGACAATGTCGTCCCAACTTTGCTTTCGGACGTATACCGGCTAGTTGACAAGAACGAGCACCAAGATGCCTATTTTGCTAGTGTGTCCCGCGCGGTCTTTGACGGAATCTCTTCCGGAAGCATCTCTAGTCACGCGCTTGTCGACGCAGTAGTTAAGAGTACTGCCGAAAATCGACTTCGCGTTTGGAGTGCACGAAAAAATGAGCAAGAGATCCTGCAGGAAACAACTCTTGGGGGATCTATTTCCGGGCCGGCTGCTGGGAGTGCGTCATTTGGTGTTTATTTCAACGACGGTACCGGCGCCAAGATGGACTACTACGTTCGCCGCACGGTACAGCTTGAGCAGGCCTGTCCGGTCGACGGGTATTCGCAGTACAGGGTTAAGATCACTTTGACGAACACGGCTCCTTCCGATGCTGCAACAGTCCTGCCTACGGCAGTAACGGGTGGAGGTGGGTTCGGCACTGCGCCTGGGTCTGTCCAAACCAACGTGATGGCTTACGGCCCAACGCTGTCCCACGTGGACAGCGTCTCGCAGGACGGAACGAGAGTGAGTTTCGGGTCCCACATTCATAGCGGGCGGCCGCTCGGCATGGTGGCTGTGAAGCTCGGCCCCGGCGACAGCACCACCGTGGAGATGGTCTTTGTGAAGGTCGTGCAAGAGGGAGCTCCCTCCCTATCTGTGACTCCTACAGTTGAACCTGTCAAAGACGTGACACTGCCGACAAAAATTGCACAGTGCGCGGCATAG